A genomic window from Nicotiana sylvestris chromosome 11, ASM39365v2, whole genome shotgun sequence includes:
- the LOC138881184 gene encoding uncharacterized protein produces the protein MPRPPPPYPQKFSKQNGENQFKKFIDMMKSLSINVPLVEALEQMPGYAKFMNDLVTKKRSMNCETIKMTHQWKPKTHIYEVANGGSYNEEPLSIIDDVLVCVDKFILPADFVILDYEADYEVPIILGRPFLATGKALVDVEAGELTFWVGDEKVVFHVCKSMRQLNSNEVYSFVDLVTDVIIDDTSATMNVKDKLEAILLNLDDDEDNDGYVECVNLLQGMGLYTYEPRKLSLDLENRKTPLTKPSIEEPPILELKPLPPRLRYEFLGLYSTLPVILSSCLTNMYVESTLEVLQRRKRAIG, from the exons atgccaaggcctcctcctccatatcCTCAAAAGTTTTCCAAGCAAAATGGCgagaaccaattcaaaaagtttattgatatgatgaagagtttgtctaTTAATGTGCCATTAGTTGAGGCCTTGGAGCAAATGCCAGgatatgcaaagttcatgaatgATTTGGTGACCAAGAAGAGGTCGATGAATTGTGAGACTATTAAgatgacacatcaa TGGAAACCAAAGACCCACAtctatgaggttgcaaatggcggatcgTACAATGAAGAGCCTTtgagtattattgatgatgtgttggtttgTGTTGACAAGTTCATCCTCCCTGCAgactttgtgattcttgattATGAAGCGGACTATGAGGTGcctattattttgggtagacctttccttgctacggggaaggctcttgttgatgtggaagccggtgagctcaccttctgggtgggtgatgaaaaggtggtcttccatgtgtgcaaatctatgaggcaactGAATAGCAATGAAGTTTATTCGTTCGTGGATTTGGTGACCGATGTGAtaattgatgatactagtgctaCAATGAATGTTAAGGACAAATTGGAAGCCATTTTGCTCAaccttgatgatgatgaggataATGATGGCTATGTGGAATGTGTGAATTTATTGCAAGGAATGGGATTGTACACTTATGAACCCCGCAagttatctttggatcttgaaaaccggaagACTCCTctaacaaagccctcaatcgaggagcctcctattttggagttaaagccattacCTCCGcgtctcaggtatgaattccttggacTTTATTCTACtctaccagttattctttcctcttgtttgactaacatgTATGTAGAGTCCACATTGGAGGTGCTACAAAGGAGGAAGAGAGCAATTGGATGA